In one Paraburkholderia megapolitana genomic region, the following are encoded:
- a CDS encoding alpha/beta hydrolase, with protein MSNTPTIVLVHGFWGGAAHWSKVIVELTRKGYTSIRAVELPLTSLAEDAGRTRKMVAQQQGPVLLVGHSYGGAVITEAGDLPNVVGLVYIAAFAPDAGESPGGITQQNLPAAAANLEPDSDGYLWVKADKFHESFCQDLTPDEGLVMGVTQKAPLASTFGDTITAPAWKQKSSWYQISSKDRMIAPENQQMMSARLHARKVITLDSSHASLASRPVEVSALIDEAARATANA; from the coding sequence ATGAGTAACACACCCACCATCGTTCTGGTTCACGGTTTCTGGGGCGGCGCCGCGCACTGGAGCAAGGTCATCGTCGAATTGACACGCAAGGGGTATACGTCGATTCGCGCTGTCGAACTTCCGCTAACCTCGCTCGCCGAAGACGCCGGGCGCACCCGCAAGATGGTCGCGCAGCAGCAAGGCCCAGTGTTGCTGGTCGGTCATTCGTATGGCGGCGCGGTTATCACCGAAGCCGGCGATCTGCCGAACGTAGTTGGGCTCGTCTATATCGCCGCCTTCGCACCGGACGCGGGAGAAAGCCCCGGCGGCATTACCCAGCAGAACCTTCCGGCCGCGGCCGCCAATCTCGAACCCGACAGCGACGGCTACCTGTGGGTTAAAGCAGACAAATTCCATGAGAGCTTCTGCCAGGATCTGACGCCGGACGAAGGCCTCGTGATGGGCGTCACGCAGAAGGCGCCGCTCGCGAGCACCTTCGGCGACACCATCACTGCACCTGCGTGGAAGCAGAAATCATCGTGGTATCAGATCTCGAGCAAGGACCGCATGATCGCGCCGGAAAACCAGCAGATGATGTCGGCACGACTCCATGCTCGCAAGGTGATTACGCTCGATTCGAGCCACGCTTCGCTTGCGTCGCGGCCGGTCGAAGTCAGTGCGTTAATCGATGAGGCTGCGCGCGCAACAGCCAATGCGTAG
- a CDS encoding cupin domain-containing protein, whose protein sequence is MPIVRIPRPTPTPDGEALAGWSRRHFTRSALGVAAASLLLTRGTSIAQTIPVQMKGITRTTLERHAIPDTDQELRMDLVTLLPGVSAPLHHHPVAGLNYIIEGTAESAYGNDPPRLYHAGESLQDQAMVPHTLFRNVDDHAVLRFLIFSTITVGQPYTVVP, encoded by the coding sequence ATGCCGATCGTCCGTATCCCCCGCCCGACTCCGACTCCCGATGGCGAAGCACTCGCCGGCTGGTCGCGGCGACACTTCACCCGTTCGGCGCTCGGCGTTGCCGCAGCCTCATTGCTTCTCACGCGCGGCACCAGCATCGCGCAGACCATTCCAGTTCAGATGAAGGGTATTACGCGTACCACGCTGGAACGCCATGCAATTCCCGATACAGACCAGGAACTGCGTATGGATCTGGTCACGCTCCTGCCCGGTGTTTCGGCGCCGCTCCACCATCATCCCGTCGCGGGTCTGAACTACATCATCGAGGGTACGGCCGAGTCGGCGTATGGCAACGATCCGCCTCGGCTCTACCACGCGGGCGAGAGCCTGCAGGACCAGGCGATGGTGCCGCATACCTTGTTCCGCAACGTGGACGACCACGCAGTGCTGCGCTTTCTGATTTTTTCCACCATCACGGTTGGGCAACCGTACACCGTCGTTCCGTAG
- a CDS encoding DUF3311 domain-containing protein yields MEPTDQAGRSWLWLILLIPYIALLWLPFYNDARPSFAGFPFFYWYQFLWVPLTSLLIYVVYRRIK; encoded by the coding sequence ATGGAGCCCACCGATCAGGCCGGCCGTTCATGGCTATGGCTCATCTTGCTCATCCCGTACATCGCGCTGTTGTGGCTGCCGTTCTATAACGACGCGCGTCCTTCGTTTGCGGGCTTTCCGTTCTTCTACTGGTATCAGTTCCTCTGGGTGCCGTTGACGTCGCTCCTGATCTACGTCGTCTACCGGAGGATCAAATGA
- a CDS encoding NAD-dependent succinate-semialdehyde dehydrogenase — MSTSQPSYPDTQLYIDGAWHAGARQTDVINPASEVAIGRLALASEAELEQAAQAAQRGFAEWRKVSAYERSKLMRRAADNLRARFETVAAIMTMEQGKPLAEARVETLSAADTIDWFAEEARRTYGRVIPSRSGAVQQVVTREPVGPVAAFTPWNFPLNQAVRKVSAALAAGCSIVLKGPEETPASCAALVAAFHDAGLPAGVLNLVFGVPADVSRFFIEHPVIRKISFTGSTAVGKQLAAMAGLHMKRATMELGGHAPAIVFADADIPRAAKLLATAKIRNAGQVCISPTRFLVEDAAYDQFVEHFVATIKSIKVGNGLQDGVQMGPLANVRRVEAMERLVADAREHGAKVLAGGERIGREGYFFQPTVLVDTPLSARILTEEPFGPVAPVNRFSSYDEVIAEANRLPYGLAAYAYTRSTSTAAALSEDIESGMISVNHHGLGLAETPFGGVKDSGYGSEGGTEAMEAYLVTKFVSQHR; from the coding sequence ATGAGCACCTCACAACCCTCTTATCCCGACACGCAGCTGTATATCGACGGCGCCTGGCATGCCGGCGCACGGCAGACCGACGTCATCAATCCGGCCAGCGAAGTCGCGATCGGCCGCCTCGCGCTAGCCAGCGAAGCGGAACTCGAACAGGCTGCCCAGGCCGCGCAACGCGGCTTCGCCGAATGGCGCAAAGTTTCAGCTTACGAGCGCAGCAAGCTGATGCGCCGCGCCGCCGACAATCTGCGTGCGCGCTTCGAAACCGTCGCCGCGATCATGACGATGGAACAGGGCAAGCCGCTCGCGGAAGCGCGGGTCGAAACGCTATCCGCCGCGGATACGATCGACTGGTTTGCCGAAGAAGCACGCCGCACGTATGGCCGCGTCATCCCGTCGCGCAGCGGCGCCGTGCAACAAGTCGTCACGCGCGAACCGGTCGGCCCTGTTGCTGCGTTCACGCCGTGGAACTTCCCGCTCAACCAGGCAGTGCGCAAAGTATCGGCGGCATTGGCCGCGGGTTGCTCGATCGTTCTGAAGGGACCGGAAGAAACGCCGGCCAGTTGCGCCGCGCTCGTCGCCGCGTTCCATGATGCAGGCCTGCCGGCCGGCGTGTTGAATCTCGTGTTCGGCGTTCCGGCGGATGTATCGCGGTTCTTCATCGAGCATCCGGTCATCCGCAAGATTTCGTTCACCGGTTCGACCGCTGTGGGCAAGCAGCTCGCGGCAATGGCCGGCCTGCACATGAAGCGCGCGACGATGGAACTGGGCGGTCATGCGCCGGCTATCGTGTTTGCCGACGCCGACATTCCGCGTGCAGCGAAATTGCTGGCCACCGCCAAGATCAGAAACGCGGGCCAGGTGTGCATTTCGCCGACACGCTTCCTCGTCGAAGACGCGGCCTACGATCAGTTCGTCGAGCATTTCGTCGCCACGATCAAGTCGATCAAGGTCGGCAACGGGCTGCAAGATGGCGTACAGATGGGGCCGCTCGCAAATGTCCGCCGCGTCGAAGCGATGGAACGGCTCGTCGCCGATGCACGCGAACACGGTGCGAAGGTGCTCGCCGGCGGTGAGCGGATTGGACGCGAAGGCTATTTCTTCCAGCCGACCGTACTCGTCGACACGCCGCTCTCAGCCCGCATCCTGACCGAAGAACCGTTCGGCCCGGTTGCGCCGGTCAATCGTTTCAGCAGCTACGATGAAGTGATCGCCGAAGCCAACCGTCTGCCGTATGGGCTTGCTGCTTACGCGTACACCCGTTCGACGTCGACGGCGGCCGCGCTTTCGGAAGACATCGAAAGCGGCATGATCTCGGTCAACCACCACGGTCTCGGCCTCGCCGAAACGCCGTTCGGCGGCGTCAAGGATTCGGGCTACGGCTCGGAAGGCGGTACCGAAGCCATGGAAGCGTATCTGGTTACCAAGTTCGTCAGCCAGCATCGCTAG
- a CDS encoding RNA polymerase sigma factor yields the protein MSEQDPDAELIERVGRRDSAAVRTLMERKLPRLLALATRMLGDRMEAEDVTQEAFIRIWKQAPHWRTGEARFDTWLHRVAMNLCYDRLRANREKPTDDEDGLPDLVDPAIAPDERLEHRSRDEQIRAALATLPARQREALVLNYYQELSNIEAAGVMGITVDALESLLSRARRNLRAQLTNSSHSKDTR from the coding sequence TTGAGTGAACAGGACCCCGACGCCGAATTGATTGAACGGGTGGGCCGACGCGATTCGGCGGCCGTCCGTACGCTGATGGAGCGCAAGCTGCCGCGGCTGCTTGCGCTCGCCACGCGTATGCTGGGAGATCGCATGGAAGCCGAGGATGTCACGCAGGAAGCCTTTATCCGCATCTGGAAACAGGCGCCGCACTGGCGCACCGGCGAGGCGCGCTTCGATACCTGGCTGCATCGCGTCGCGATGAATCTGTGTTACGACCGCCTGCGGGCCAACCGCGAGAAACCCACCGATGACGAAGACGGCCTGCCCGATCTCGTCGACCCCGCCATCGCGCCCGACGAAAGGCTCGAGCATCGCTCGCGCGACGAACAGATTCGCGCGGCGCTGGCGACACTGCCCGCGCGCCAACGGGAAGCACTGGTACTCAATTATTATCAGGAGCTATCCAACATCGAAGCGGCGGGCGTGATGGGCATTACGGTCGACGCGCTCGAAAGCCTGCTCTCGCGCGCACGCCGCAACCTGCGCGCGCAACTGACGAATAGCAGCCACAGCAAGGACACACGATGA
- a CDS encoding tautomerase family protein: protein MPLVRINLSSSASAEVVRGVSDAVYEAMIQVASVPQHDRFQIVTRHAADELIYPAEGYLGISYTPGIVFIQVTWNAGRTVDVKKAFYRAVADGIHAKTGLRKADVWISLVDVKREDWSFGNGEMQYAPKD, encoded by the coding sequence ATGCCACTCGTACGCATCAATCTTTCCAGCAGCGCCTCGGCGGAAGTCGTGCGCGGCGTCAGCGACGCGGTCTATGAAGCGATGATCCAGGTCGCCAGCGTGCCGCAGCACGACCGCTTCCAGATCGTTACCCGCCACGCCGCGGACGAATTGATCTATCCCGCCGAAGGCTATCTCGGCATTTCGTACACGCCAGGAATCGTCTTTATCCAGGTTACGTGGAACGCCGGGCGAACCGTCGACGTGAAGAAAGCGTTTTATCGCGCGGTCGCCGACGGCATTCATGCGAAGACCGGCCTGAGGAAAGCGGACGTCTGGATCAGCCTCGTCGACGTGAAACGCGAAGACTGGTCGTTTGGCAACGGCGAGATGCAGTACGCGCCGAAAGACTGA
- a CDS encoding MarR family transcriptional regulator: MTRALSADKAALLAHASQSSLDYLLAQRSMREIARRRNDALRSLQISAAQFCLLALLYRAEPPTVSELAQEMQMETAHVSAQLSILMRRALVAAHVGQGERRRRRLTLTPYGQSVLLDALPLWIAAADDAQPSPLRPQLAAAGRNGLVLDS, encoded by the coding sequence ATGACACGCGCCCTATCGGCAGACAAAGCTGCGTTGCTTGCTCATGCCAGTCAGTCGAGCCTCGACTATCTGCTCGCCCAGCGCAGCATGCGCGAAATCGCGCGCAGGCGTAACGACGCGCTGCGTTCGCTACAGATCAGTGCCGCGCAATTCTGCCTGCTCGCGCTGCTGTATCGCGCCGAGCCGCCAACAGTCAGCGAACTCGCGCAAGAGATGCAGATGGAAACCGCACACGTATCCGCACAACTGAGCATTCTGATGCGCAGGGCACTGGTCGCGGCGCATGTAGGGCAAGGCGAGCGTCGACGCAGACGCCTCACGCTCACGCCATACGGTCAGTCCGTGCTGCTCGACGCGCTGCCGTTGTGGATCGCAGCCGCGGACGATGCTCAACCGTCGCCCTTGCGCCCGCAGCTTGCCGCTGCCGGCCGCAATGGCCTTGTTCTCGACAGTTGA
- a CDS encoding LysR family transcriptional regulator gives MIAEDLRSFVTVIDEASLTRAANTLCVTQSAVSRRIQRLEESLGAELFDRNSKPPKATALAQRIYEYAVPLLRDLDRLLDIPAEHAAPAGTFRLGMTQAVADIVLFDAVIALKSAFPALDVRLHTDWSSGLQQQLAPGSLDAAVLLLPHGRPPAAGTAGRLITTLDVVVVQSRKKPLVKGRTAIRSLAAHTWVLNPHGCGYRAALERAMDDAGHSLRVGVDTHGTDMQLRLVAAGLGLGLVPRSVLQRSSPYRDLVVVNVNDFALQLDVWLVHPQQLGNLRRAVDLLADVATETLRKHDAVKRKRPGV, from the coding sequence ATGATTGCAGAAGACCTCAGATCGTTCGTGACTGTCATCGACGAAGCATCGCTCACGCGTGCAGCCAATACGCTGTGTGTCACGCAGTCGGCGGTGTCGCGCCGCATCCAGCGGCTCGAGGAATCGCTGGGCGCGGAGCTGTTCGACAGAAACAGCAAGCCGCCGAAGGCGACTGCGCTTGCCCAGCGCATCTACGAATACGCAGTCCCGCTGCTGCGCGACCTCGATCGTTTGCTCGACATCCCTGCCGAGCATGCAGCGCCCGCAGGAACATTCCGTCTCGGCATGACGCAAGCAGTGGCCGATATCGTGCTGTTCGATGCGGTGATCGCACTGAAGTCCGCTTTCCCCGCGCTCGACGTCCGGCTGCATACCGACTGGAGCAGCGGCTTGCAGCAACAACTGGCGCCCGGCAGCCTCGATGCCGCGGTACTGCTGTTGCCGCATGGACGCCCGCCCGCTGCCGGCACGGCCGGGCGTCTGATCACGACGCTCGATGTGGTGGTGGTGCAAAGCCGCAAGAAGCCGCTCGTCAAGGGGCGCACTGCGATCCGCTCGCTTGCCGCGCATACGTGGGTGCTGAATCCACACGGATGTGGCTATCGCGCGGCACTCGAACGCGCCATGGACGATGCGGGGCACAGCCTGCGCGTCGGCGTCGATACGCACGGCACCGACATGCAGTTGCGTCTGGTCGCCGCAGGGCTGGGCCTGGGGCTCGTGCCACGCAGTGTCCTGCAGCGCAGTAGCCCGTATCGGGATCTTGTGGTGGTCAACGTCAATGATTTCGCGCTGCAGCTCGATGTGTGGCTCGTGCATCCGCAGCAACTGGGCAATCTTCGGCGTGCGGTGGACCTGCTCGCCGATGTCGCAACGGAAACCCTCCGCAAGCATGACGCGGTGAAGAGAAAGCGGCCAGGCGTCTAA
- a CDS encoding TetR/AcrR family transcriptional regulator, whose translation MGRYAQGHKEESRARIVAAIGRGFRRQGYGGSGVDGLAREAGVTHGAFYGHFRSKAEAFGAAVTAGLSGLRQGVERSREEHGAGWVAAFAARYMGFKRTCELGDACTLQSLSAEIERTDPTTRAAYEVELRRVMEAVAAGLVNGTEAERRARAWVMLSVLVGGATLARAVPGEETSEEIAEAVQRAVLGLAEGKPGG comes from the coding sequence ATGGGACGCTACGCGCAGGGGCATAAGGAAGAAAGCCGGGCCCGCATTGTGGCCGCGATCGGCCGTGGGTTTCGCAGGCAGGGTTATGGTGGCAGCGGTGTCGACGGACTGGCTCGCGAGGCGGGTGTGACGCACGGTGCGTTCTATGGCCACTTTCGCTCCAAGGCGGAAGCGTTTGGCGCTGCGGTGACGGCTGGGTTGAGCGGGCTCAGGCAAGGGGTTGAGCGGTCGCGCGAAGAGCATGGCGCGGGCTGGGTTGCTGCGTTTGCCGCGCGCTACATGGGATTCAAAAGGACGTGCGAACTCGGCGACGCGTGCACCTTGCAGAGTCTGTCTGCAGAGATCGAGCGCACCGATCCGACCACTCGCGCTGCTTACGAAGTCGAACTGCGGCGTGTCATGGAGGCCGTCGCCGCGGGGCTTGTTAACGGCACCGAGGCTGAACGTCGGGCCCGTGCATGGGTCATGCTGTCCGTGCTGGTGGGCGGCGCGACTTTAGCGCGCGCGGTCCCGGGCGAGGAGACCAGTGAAGAGATTGCGGAGGCAGTCCAGCGTGCTGTTCTCGGGCTCGCGGAAGGGAAGCCTGGCGGGTGA
- a CDS encoding NAD(P)/FAD-dependent oxidoreductase: protein MKFDTVVLGAGIVGVSIAVHLQKRGRAVALVDRKLPGNETSFGNAGLIQREGVYPYAFPRNILKLLQYARNESLDVRYHADAMLKVAPFLWQYWRNSHPVKHAAIARSYSTLIEHCVNEHRALAAEAGASELIRPTGWIKVFRTAAKQDAETKTVEQWQREFGVTFEALDPARLRQVEPDLDTSLLGGLRFTASDSVSDPNALVTAYAKYFERLGGRFLIGDADTLRDGWQVDTDEGTIEAASTVIALGPWSARATERLGYRLPLAVKRGYHMHYAPEAQARLNHPVLDIENAYLLAPMARGIRLTTGAEIARVDAPKTPAQLTAVEPIARKLFPLGARLDDEPWMGRRPCTIDMMPIIGPARQHENLWFAFGHAHHGLTLGPITGRLVAEMMTGEPVTVDMHPFRVERF from the coding sequence ATGAAATTCGACACCGTCGTGCTCGGCGCGGGCATTGTGGGCGTGTCCATCGCCGTGCATCTTCAGAAGCGCGGCCGCGCGGTTGCGCTCGTGGATCGCAAGCTCCCCGGCAACGAGACATCGTTTGGCAACGCCGGGCTGATCCAGCGCGAAGGCGTTTATCCCTATGCCTTTCCTCGCAACATTCTCAAGTTGCTGCAATACGCACGCAACGAATCGCTCGACGTTCGCTATCACGCTGACGCGATGTTGAAGGTTGCGCCTTTCCTGTGGCAGTACTGGCGCAATTCGCATCCAGTGAAACATGCGGCGATTGCGCGCTCCTATTCGACGTTGATCGAACATTGCGTCAACGAGCATCGCGCGCTTGCCGCCGAGGCCGGCGCCAGCGAATTAATACGTCCCACTGGATGGATCAAGGTCTTTCGCACCGCGGCAAAACAGGACGCGGAAACGAAGACCGTCGAGCAGTGGCAGCGGGAATTCGGCGTCACGTTCGAAGCGCTGGATCCGGCGCGCCTGCGACAGGTTGAACCCGACCTCGACACGTCGTTGTTAGGCGGACTGCGTTTCACCGCCTCCGATTCGGTCAGCGATCCCAATGCGCTCGTCACCGCGTATGCAAAATATTTCGAGCGCCTCGGCGGACGGTTTCTGATCGGCGACGCCGATACGCTTCGCGATGGCTGGCAGGTCGACACGGACGAAGGAACGATCGAGGCGGCGTCTACGGTGATTGCATTGGGACCATGGTCCGCACGCGCGACCGAGCGCCTCGGTTATCGCCTGCCGCTCGCTGTCAAACGCGGCTATCACATGCACTACGCACCTGAAGCGCAGGCACGTTTGAACCATCCGGTGCTCGACATCGAAAACGCTTATCTGCTCGCTCCGATGGCACGAGGCATCCGGTTGACGACAGGCGCGGAAATTGCGCGAGTCGATGCGCCGAAAACTCCGGCGCAATTAACCGCGGTCGAGCCGATCGCACGCAAGCTATTCCCGCTAGGCGCACGCCTCGACGATGAACCGTGGATGGGCCGACGCCCCTGCACCATCGACATGATGCCGATCATCGGACCCGCTCGACAGCACGAGAATTTGTGGTTTGCATTTGGCCATGCGCATCATGGCTTGACGCTTGGGCCCATCACCGGCCGGTTGGTCGCCGAGATGATGACCGGTGAACCCGTGACGGTGGATATGCATCCGTTCAGGGTCGAGCGGTTCTAG
- a CDS encoding YXWGXW repeat-containing protein, translating to MRPVNLAKYLVAPLAALAASATFAQAIIVTPTAPPPPVRVEVVPTPRAGYVWDRGHWRWINGAYAWVPGHWQLVRVGYHWVPGHWAQFGPRWRWIEGHWA from the coding sequence ATGAGACCAGTCAACCTCGCAAAATATCTCGTCGCCCCGCTAGCCGCGCTTGCCGCGTCCGCCACCTTCGCTCAGGCGATCATCGTTACCCCCACGGCGCCGCCCCCGCCGGTGCGCGTGGAAGTCGTTCCGACGCCGCGCGCGGGCTACGTCTGGGATCGCGGACACTGGCGCTGGATCAATGGCGCCTATGCGTGGGTGCCCGGACACTGGCAACTCGTGCGAGTCGGCTATCACTGGGTGCCCGGTCACTGGGCGCAGTTCGGACCGCGCTGGCGCTGGATCGAAGGTCACTGGGCTTGA
- a CDS encoding lactonase family protein: MKTRSLVAAIILAVGFSGVAGAQVMVVGIDTKLVFNDQGQRVNRQPGEDLVQFYDLKDPAHPELIGALPLTNSVVGPPTNLAVTPDQSLALIANSLNWQPVDGGTWKPVPDDRLFVVDLTARPPKLISTVKVGSQPSGLAIDRTGTLALVANRDGKSISVLSIHGQDVQVTDTVQMNDEVTSVAITPDGKRALVAKFLAHKVAVLSIDDGHVQPTGYEMPAGLFPYTVTITPDGYTGLAGNTGKADSNGNVDPVTVMDLQASPPRVVDYVTAGDSVEGLVVSPRGDFALATILNGSYDAAIDSWFRHKTGLAVLLRIKNGRISRADTIEVGAFPEGAAFSPDGRYAYTGNYASNTISVLRVQRDGHLVDTHADIALPGPPGSLRVGSQ; the protein is encoded by the coding sequence ATGAAAACAAGAAGCCTTGTCGCAGCGATAATTCTTGCGGTCGGATTTTCGGGTGTTGCCGGTGCGCAAGTTATGGTGGTCGGCATCGATACGAAGCTGGTTTTCAACGACCAGGGCCAGCGTGTGAACAGGCAACCCGGTGAAGACCTGGTTCAGTTCTACGATCTGAAGGACCCTGCCCACCCTGAGCTGATCGGCGCGCTGCCACTCACCAATTCCGTGGTCGGACCGCCGACCAACCTCGCAGTGACACCCGATCAGAGTCTCGCGTTGATCGCCAACTCGCTCAACTGGCAACCGGTGGACGGCGGCACATGGAAGCCTGTGCCAGATGACAGGCTATTCGTAGTCGACCTGACAGCGCGGCCGCCGAAACTCATTTCGACGGTCAAGGTCGGATCGCAACCATCCGGTCTGGCAATCGATAGAACCGGGACATTGGCGCTGGTCGCCAACCGCGACGGCAAGTCGATATCCGTTCTGTCCATTCACGGCCAGGACGTGCAGGTCACCGACACAGTTCAGATGAACGACGAAGTAACTTCCGTCGCGATCACACCGGACGGCAAGCGCGCACTGGTTGCCAAATTCCTCGCGCACAAAGTAGCCGTGTTATCGATCGACGACGGCCATGTGCAACCGACTGGCTACGAGATGCCGGCCGGCCTCTTTCCCTATACGGTCACCATTACACCGGACGGATACACGGGCCTCGCTGGCAACACCGGCAAAGCCGATTCGAATGGCAACGTCGACCCCGTGACCGTGATGGACTTGCAGGCTTCGCCGCCCCGCGTGGTCGATTACGTGACGGCAGGAGATTCAGTTGAAGGGCTGGTCGTCAGTCCGCGCGGCGACTTCGCACTGGCGACCATCCTGAACGGAAGCTACGATGCGGCGATCGATTCATGGTTCCGCCACAAGACAGGTCTAGCCGTCTTACTGCGCATCAAGAACGGACGCATCAGCCGCGCCGACACGATCGAAGTTGGAGCGTTCCCCGAAGGGGCAGCGTTCTCGCCGGACGGACGCTATGCGTACACCGGCAACTACGCGAGCAACACGATCTCCGTGCTGCGGGTTCAGCGTGACGGTCATCTCGTCGATACGCACGCGGACATCGCACTGCCAGGTCCACCAGGATCGCTACGGGTCGGTTCGCAGTAA
- a CDS encoding SDR family NAD(P)-dependent oxidoreductase: MSRSSAIVVGVGAEVGLGAALCKRIAREGYHVYVAGRTLAKLTQVVEAIVDAGGTAEAVVADTTQEADVLALFDKAMTPRDDIAPPDLVVYNAGNNRYVPFTELSAADFESFWRVGPLGAFLVGREVARRIAPSGGGTLIFTGASASLRGKPGFAHFASSKAGVRMIAQSMAREFGPQGLHVAHVVVDGGIDGERLRQARPGVIAERGENGLLNIDAIADMYWTLHRQHPSAWTQEVDLRPFKETF, encoded by the coding sequence ATGAGTCGATCGAGTGCAATCGTCGTTGGTGTGGGTGCGGAAGTGGGCCTGGGTGCAGCGCTGTGCAAGCGCATCGCGCGCGAGGGATATCACGTGTATGTCGCAGGTCGAACGCTCGCGAAACTGACGCAGGTGGTTGAAGCGATCGTTGACGCGGGCGGCACCGCGGAAGCCGTCGTTGCCGACACGACCCAGGAAGCGGACGTGCTCGCGCTGTTCGACAAGGCGATGACGCCACGCGATGACATCGCGCCGCCCGATCTCGTCGTCTACAACGCCGGCAACAACCGATACGTCCCGTTCACCGAACTCAGCGCCGCCGATTTCGAAAGCTTCTGGCGCGTCGGACCGCTCGGTGCGTTTCTGGTTGGACGCGAAGTGGCGCGGCGTATCGCGCCGTCGGGCGGCGGCACGTTGATCTTCACCGGTGCGTCAGCAAGCCTGCGCGGCAAACCGGGCTTCGCGCACTTTGCATCGTCGAAAGCAGGCGTGCGCATGATCGCGCAAAGCATGGCGCGCGAGTTCGGTCCGCAGGGACTGCATGTGGCGCATGTCGTGGTGGACGGCGGCATCGACGGCGAGCGGCTCAGGCAGGCACGTCCCGGTGTGATCGCGGAGCGCGGCGAGAATGGTCTGCTGAACATCGATGCCATCGCCGACATGTACTGGACCCTGCATCGTCAGCATCCTTCTGCATGGACGCAGGAAGTCGATTTGCGGCCGTTCAAGGAAACGTTTTAG
- a CDS encoding periplasmic heavy metal sensor, with the protein MSDEIRARNPKWLLIASLGLNIFMLGALAGGAGQYLYSHWHETAKQPGAPRFAAEQLSAAQQQEFVETLRDARREARQYGQAAVNGRKNVLRLLAASPLDQAALDAAITSTREADVAFRTHVEQRVVEYAAALTPEERVKFAEGLQKYGSWHLPPAQRPLPDNEEK; encoded by the coding sequence ATGAGCGACGAAATACGGGCGCGGAACCCGAAGTGGCTGCTGATCGCGTCGCTGGGACTGAATATCTTCATGCTCGGCGCGCTCGCAGGCGGGGCCGGGCAATACCTTTACTCGCACTGGCACGAAACGGCAAAGCAGCCTGGCGCACCGCGTTTCGCCGCGGAGCAGTTGTCGGCCGCACAGCAACAGGAATTCGTCGAGACCTTGCGGGATGCGCGCCGTGAAGCGCGGCAGTACGGACAGGCAGCCGTGAACGGACGCAAGAATGTGCTCCGTCTGCTGGCAGCATCGCCCCTCGATCAGGCGGCGCTCGATGCGGCGATCACCAGTACTCGCGAAGCCGATGTCGCCTTCAGAACGCATGTGGAGCAACGTGTCGTCGAGTATGCGGCAGCGCTGACGCCGGAGGAGCGCGTCAAGTTCGCCGAAGGTCTGCAGAAATACGGGTCGTGGCACTTGCCGCCGGCGCAGCGGCCACTGCCCGACAACGAAGAAAAATAG
- a CDS encoding adenylyl-sulfate kinase, whose translation MSRSAPYCHTPSAIAPVLWLTGVRGAGKSRIASGVQVRLVAFGAQAVVLDGDTIRSGLSEDLGYDPDAQTENIRRIAHCADLLSRQAVIPIVVAIAPLASHRRLAREIIGDAYFEIFVDTPPPVDPTSARSPHTQDDPGRVAQLADGFDRYERPGRPDLVVSRFDLSTIDAIETIMRRVPPVLWISEPDEAASTGKAAGLDLGRDPMRKLPLSN comes from the coding sequence ATGTCGCGTAGCGCACCTTACTGTCATACCCCTTCGGCGATTGCTCCCGTACTCTGGCTCACAGGCGTACGGGGCGCCGGCAAATCGCGCATTGCATCCGGTGTGCAGGTCCGGCTCGTCGCTTTCGGCGCGCAGGCCGTGGTTCTCGACGGGGATACGATCCGCTCGGGTTTGAGCGAAGACCTCGGATACGATCCAGACGCGCAGACCGAGAACATCCGCCGCATCGCGCATTGCGCCGATCTGCTGAGCAGACAGGCGGTCATTCCGATCGTGGTCGCGATCGCACCGCTTGCGTCGCACCGCAGGCTGGCGCGGGAAATCATCGGCGACGCGTACTTCGAGATCTTCGTCGACACGCCGCCGCCAGTCGATCCGACCAGCGCAAGAAGTCCGCACACGCAGGACGATCCCGGCCGCGTCGCGCAGCTTGCCGACGGCTTCGATCGCTACGAACGCCCGGGCCGTCCGGATCTCGTCGTCAGCCGGTTCGACCTGTCGACCATCGACGCAATCGAAACGATCATGCGCCGTGTGCCTCCGGTGCTCTGGATCAGCGAACCCGATGAAGCAGCCAGTACCGGCAAGGCGGCCGGTCTCGATCTCGGGCGCGATCCGATGCGCAAGCTGCCCCTGAGCAACTGA